One stretch of Archocentrus centrarchus isolate MPI-CPG fArcCen1 chromosome 5, fArcCen1, whole genome shotgun sequence DNA includes these proteins:
- the spcs1 gene encoding signal peptidase complex subunit 1 has product MLSIFKSIPTHMDYKGQKLAEQIFQGIILVSAVIGFVYGLIIEQFGWTVYIVLAGFAVSCVLTLPPWPMYRRNPLSWQPVIPESSGEPSQKPQETTKKKKHK; this is encoded by the exons ATGCTGTCTATATTCAAGTCCATCCCCACGCATATG GATTATAAAGGTCAGAAGCTGGCAGAACAGATTTTCCAGGGAATAATACTCGTTTCAGCG GTGATTGGATTTGTGTACGGTCTGATCATTGAACAGTTCGGGTGGACAGTATACATAGTCTTGGCTGGTTTTGCTGTCTCCTGTGTG CTGACCCTGCCCCCATGGCCCATGTACAGAAGGAATCCTCTGTCCTGGCAGCCAGTTATACCAGAGAGCAGCGGGGAGCCCAGCCAGAAACCTCAGGAAACcaccaagaagaagaagcacaAATAA
- the gnl3 gene encoding guanine nucleotide-binding protein-like 3: MKRPKLKKASKRLSCAKRYKIQKKVREHNRKLRKQAKKKGVSKRVKKDIGVPNSAPFKEEVLREAEQRRLQIEEEKERKRQAKKEERAQKRKTDKEAASKEAEPTAKKVRKDGSGNQSENKAAPDKNSKHFLCAELNKVLDASDVVIEVLDARDPLGCRCPQLEEAVLQRGGGKKLLLVLNKIDLVPKENVEKWVRCLQQELPVVAFKASKQKQDGAVKAKKRRLVASNEVLDRSRGAASFGNACFAELLTSYADKTQGEGSLRVGVVGFPNVGKSSIINSIREAPACNVGIKRGTTKMMQEVHVAKNVKLIDSPGVLASPSNPPASMALRSLQVEEGSESVLEAVRNLLKQCDKTQIMLQYNVPDFRNSLEFLTLLAKKRGYLQKGDVPNTVQAAATFLGDWTGPKLSYHCKAPANRSLPPYLSDAVVTEMQNGWNLHKIKTGNEETLKAVRFPNQASSIGFTSKGPTAGLLSVTDIFDGKPGAAATEGGGEQNDENSEPEQANEDSNKTEKAAEPQGKTLKKKKGSVRFQSVPIDTSFSTANTDDAYDFNIDFK; encoded by the exons GGTGTGCCCAACAGTGCTCCCTTCAAAGAGGAGGTCCTCAGGGAGGCCGAACAGAGGAGGCTGCAG attgaggaagaaaaagaaagaaaacggCAAGCTAAAAAGGAGGAGCGAGCCCAGAAGAGGAAAACGGACAAAGAGGCTGCAAGTAAAGAAGCAGAACCCACGGCTAAGAAAGTTCGCAAG GATGGCAGTGGAAATCAATCTGAGAATAAGGCTGCCCCAGACAAGAACTCAAAACATTTCCTTTGTGCCGAATTAAACAAG GTTCTTGATGCATCTGATGTAGTAATAGAAGTCCTTGATGCTCGTGATCCACTGGGGTGCAGGTGTCCACAGCTCGAAGAGGCTGTGCTGCAAAGAGGAGGCGGCAAGAAATTACTTTTGGTTTTAAACAAAATAG ATCTGGTACCAAAGGAGAATGTGGAAAAGTGGGTCCGGTGTTTACAGCAGGAGCTTCCTGTAGTGGCATTTAAAGCATCAAAACAGAAGCAGGATGGAGCAGTG AAAGCCAAAAAGCGCAGATTAGTGGCCTCTAACGAAGTCCTGGACAGATCCCGAGGAGCAGCCTCCTTTGGAAATGCTTGTTTTGCAGAGCTGCTCACAAGTTATGCTGATAAAACGCAGGGTGAAGGTTCACTCAGAGTTGGCGTAGTTG GCTTTCCTAATGTTGGGAAGAGTAGCATCATCAACAGTATAAGGGAAGCCCCGGCTTGCAATGTTGGTATCAAGAGAGGTACCACCAA AATGATGCAAGAGGTGCACGTCGCAAAGAATGTGAAGCTAATAGACAGCCCAGGAGTTCTGGCGTCACCGTCCAACCCACCGGCCTCGATGGCTCTGAGGAGCCTGCAGGTGGAGGAGGGCAGTGAGAGTGTGCTGGAGGCTGTCAGGAATCTGCTTAAGCAGTGTGATAAGACCCAG ATCATGCTTCAGTATAACGTCCCAGACTTCAGAAATTCTCTGGAGTTTCTGACCCTTCTTGCCAAAAAGCGTGGTTATCTGCAGAAGGGTGACGTTCCCAACACAGTGCAGGCAGCCGCCACGTTCCTTGGTGATTGGACGGG ACCCAAACTGAGCTACCACTGTAAGGCACCAGCAAACCGCAGCCTTCCTCCCTACCTGTCTGACGCTGTGGTCACAGAGATGCAGAACGGCTGGAAtctacacaaaataaaaacaggaaatgaggaaacTCTGAAAG CTGTTAGATTTCCGAACCAGGCCAGCAGTATAGGCTTCACCTCTAAAGGGCCGACTGCAGGTCTCCTGAGTGTCACCGACATCTTTGACGGAAAGCCTGGAGCTGCAGccacagagggaggaggagaacaGAACGATGAAAACAGTGAG CCTGAACAAGCCAATGAGGActcaaataaaacagagaaagcagcagaaccACAGGGAAAGACACTCAAAA aaaaaaaagggagtgtGCGGTTTCAGTCTGTACCCATTGACACCAGCTTCTCAACAGCAAATACAGACGATGCCTATGACTTCAACATAGATTTTAAATGA
- the glt8d1 gene encoding glycosyltransferase 8 domain-containing protein 1 gives MALRRVNVIILVLLAVAFLIIVQRNLLSLSDFLHTEKPDEGVILPFESELSPDLHSARTGEEIPVLITAAEDRLGAVVAAMNSVYKNSKANVVFTIVTLNDTVDHLKVWLSNTRLNNAKYKIVIFKPELLSGKISKDPQNLEAAKPLTFARFYLPVYIPEAEKAIYLDDDVIVQGDIQELYETSLKPGHAAAFSDDCDSASAKGIVRGAGNQNNYIGFLDFKKEAIKKLGMRANTCSFNPGVFIANLTEWKNQNITRQLEHWMDLNAREDLYSKTLAESITTPPLLIVFYKHHSSIEPMWHVRHLGVTGAGNRYSSQFVKAAKLLHWNGHYKPWGRGSSFTDVWDKWFIPDPTGKFHPLRRHTGER, from the exons ATGGCACTGAGGAGAG TTAATGTGATCATTCTCGTGCTGCTGGCTGTTGCCTTCCTCATCATAGTCCAACGAAATCTCCTCAGCCTCAGTGACTTtttacacacagaaaagccaG ATGAGGGAGTGATTCTTCCCTTTGAGTCTGAGCTCTCTCCAGACTTGCATTCAGCGAGGACGGGAGAGGAGATCCCTGTTCTCATCACTGCTGCTGAGGACAGACTTGGTGCTGTTGTTGCTGCCATGAACAGTGTctacaaaaacagcaaagctAATGTTGTCTTTACCATTGTGACCTTGAATGACACCGTTGATCACTTAAA AGTGTGGCTGAGTAACACTAGACTAAACAATGCCAAATATAAGATAGTCATTTTTAAACCTGAACTGCTCAGTGGGAAGATATCTAAAGATCCTCAGAATCTGGAGGCTGCAAAACCA ctgaCTTTTGCCAGGTTTTACCTTCCTGTGTACATTCCCGAAGCAGAAAAAGCTATCTATTTGGATGATGACGTCATTGTACAAG GTGACATTCAGGAACTTTATGAAACCAGCCTCAAACCAGGACATGCAGCCGCCTTCTCTGATGACTGTGATTCAGCATCTGCTAAAGGCATCGTTCGTGGGGCTGGAAATCAG AATAACTACATAGGCTTCTTAGACTTTAAGAAGGAAGCTATTAAGAAACTGGGGATGAGAGCCAACACTTGCTCCTTCAACCCCGGGGTCTTCATCGCCAACCTGACTGAATGGAAGAACCAAAACATCACCCGGCAGCTGGAGCACTGGATGGACCTCAACGCACG GGAGGATCTGTACAGTAAAACCCTCGCAGAAAGCATCACTACTCCTCCACTCCTCATTGTTTTTTACAAACATCACTCTAGCATTGAGCCCATGTGGCATGTAAGACACCTCG GTGTAACAGGTGCAGGAAACCGATACTCTTCCCAGTTTGTGAAGGCTGCCAAACTCCTGCATTGGAATGGACACTATAAGCCCTGGGGGAGAGGATCTTCCTTTACTGATGTGTGGGACAAGTGGTTCATTCCCGACCCCACAGGAAAATTTCATCCCCTGCGAAGACACACAGGGGAGCGCTAG